The genomic stretch TTTCCCGGATTTTTTCAATGACAACTTTCCCGAAGTCATGGAGAAAAGCTCCTACCCCGAGATTGAGCATCTCCGCTTTTGTAAAGCCGTACTTTTTCCCGAGAAGGATCGAAATCACCGTGGTGTTTATCGAATGATCCATATAGTATGAATTCTCGGCTTTAAAGAGCGCGGAATTCAAGGTTGTCGCCCCGACGCTTGAAATATCATGAAAAATCTCGTTGACGATTTTCCTCATGTCATAGGTGATATTCATATCCTTGAGATAGCCGCTGTTCAGCAGTTCGTAGATTTTTGTGCGGCTGATATCCCTGAATCTGAAATACCGCTGTATCTTGTCTGCCTTGTCCGCAATGACAGATTGTGCCTGTATCCTGATTTCCTCGGAAATTATATCTTCCGGTATGACATCCTCGGTGCCGTTTTCCATGATATAGACCTGGGAATATCCGCGCTCAAGAAGCTTTGTCTTGATATCCGGCGATATGCGGAAACCTGCACCGAGCAGGAGTTTGTTGTGTACTGTATAGATTGATTTGCCTAAAATCATGTCCTGCTGAATATTTTGTGCTGAAAGTAATCTCATGGAAATGGCAACCTTTTCTTTAATCGGTTTCGGAAATATAAAATACTGTAATGATAAATAAATATACCAAAATTTTGCGCCAGAAGCAAGTTTGTTAAATAATAATATTCTTATACAACTATTGTTGCTTCGGTAATGAAAAGAATATTCCGATAGTGATATTGTTTCCCTTACCGCAGAACATTAGAGATGCAGCCGTTGATCACGGGAACTCATGCTGCGCATAATACATTGATAAAGCAGATGTTATCCGGCGCTTCCCCTCTCTCGGATCAAGAGAGAGGCCAAGGGGTGAGTTCAGGCGGATATGGGGCAATAATCATATCCAGAATAATCCACATTCCGGTGCTCGATTTTCAGGATTTTTCGAGCAAAGACAGGTCGCGGCCTGCCCGGCATTATTATTACAGTTTTAACTGGGCACTACTGACTTCAAAGGTCTTAAAATAAAATGGACCATCAAAGAAGAACCGCCAGAAATTGAGTTGTATATGGCGCGATAAATCATTATATTACATTAATATGGGTTAAAATGTCTTTTTGCTGGGTAATTATCATTAACACATGGAATATCAAGTGGATATAAAAGAACGGCTCGAACGGGTTCTCCATAAAGTTTCACGGCCGGCGCGGTATGTCGGCGGAGAGCTCAATATGATAAAAAAAAGTCCGGAATCTCAATCTGTCAGGGTTTGCCTGGCTTTCCCTGATATTTACGATATCGGACAATCGTTTATGGGTTTTTACATTCTGTATCATATTCTCAACAAAAGGGGCGGGACCCTTTGTGAGCGTACTTTTGCACCATGGGTCGACATGGAAGCGATCATGAGGGAAGAAAACATTCCCCTGTGGTCTCTCGAATCGTTTCTCCCCGTCTCTTCATTCGATGTAGTAGGTTTTACGCTTCAGTATGAGCTTCATTACGCGACAGTGCTGAACATGCTCGATCTTGCGGGTATACCGGTCAGGGCATGCGACAGGGATGAAACCCATCCGCTCATCTTCGGTGGAGGTCCCTGCTGTATCAATCCCGAACCGGTAGCCGAGTTTTTCGATGCATTCCTTCTGGGTGACGGCGAGGAGGCGTTTCCCGAAATGCTCGATGTGGTCGAACGCCGCAGGAAGTCCGGTTTGTCGCGCGCGGCGACGCTTCGTGAGCTTGCACGTGTCGGGGGTGTGTATGTTCCTTCGCTTTACTCCCCTCAGTATGCAGCCGACGGTTCTTTTATGGGCATGGAGGCCGTCGAAGGCGCACCAATGCCTGTTGTTGCACGGTTTGTCGAGCGGTTGAAACCGGAGTATTATCCCGAACACCCTCTTGTTCCCCTCTGCGAAGTGGTTCATGACCGGCTTGCGGTCGAGATTGCCCGCGGATGTTCGAGGGGATGCCGTTTCTGCAGCGCCGGCCTTACATACCGTCCCAAACGTGAACGGCCGGTGAATGAGATTGTCGAACAGATTGTCAGAGGTATCCGGAGCACGGGCTGGGAGGATGTGGGACTGGTCAGCCTGTCGACATCCGATTACTCCGGCCTCGAGGAGTTGATTGCAGGAATCGGCAGCGCGTTGAACGGTCAGGTGGTATCGGTTTCCCTGTCAAGCATGAGAGCAGACAACTTTTCGGTCAAAATGGCCGAAGCGGTCGCCGGAGGCAGGAAATCGAGCCTCACCTTTGCAGTCGAAGCGGGAACGCAGCGGCTTCGCGATGTGATCAACAAAAATCTCACCGAGGAGCAGCTTCTCGAAACGCTGACAACCGCGCTTAAAGGGGGCTGGGACGGTTTCAAACTCTATTTCATGATCGGGCTTCCCACGGAAACCGGCGAAGATGCTGTCGCCATCGCGAACCTCCTGAACGTTATCAATTCTCTCCTGAAACGTTTCGGAGGCCATCGCGTCAACGTTACACTCTCCTCGTTTGCTCCCAAACCCATGACCCCGTTTCAGCGGGAACCGCAGAATTCTGTCGCTGAACTCACCGAAAAGGCGAAACTGGTCAGGCAGTTTTTCCGGTCGAAATCCATCACCATAAAAACAGACGATCCCTTGGTATCCATGCTCGAATGCCGTCTCGGCAGGGGAGACCGGAGAACCGACGCGATCATCATGGATGCATGGAAACGGGGATGCAGGCTCGATGGGTGGTCGGAGAACTTTAATGCGGTTTTATGGCAGGAGGCGTTCGGGAGAGCCGGTATACGGCTCGAGGAAGGCGGCGGCGGATCCGATACGGATTCGGTGCTTCCCTGGAGTCATCTCAGCTATGGTATCGACGAATCGTACCTGCTCCGGGAACGCGAGAGAGCTCTGAAAGGAGAGTCCACGGCTGATTGTTCGGAGACATGCCAGAACTGCGGTTCGTTTGCCCCTTTCTGTGCTTTGATGAAAAAATCGTCCGGACATGCCTCTCCGGAGGTGAAAACCACTCCGGCCAAAAGCTCTTCACGGAATACGC from bacterium encodes the following:
- a CDS encoding HD domain-containing protein yields the protein MRLLSAQNIQQDMILGKSIYTVHNKLLLGAGFRISPDIKTKLLERGYSQVYIMENGTEDVIPEDIISEEIRIQAQSVIADKADKIQRYFRFRDISRTKIYELLNSGYLKDMNITYDMRKIVNEIFHDISSVGATTLNSALFKAENSYYMDHSINTTVISILLGKKYGFTKAEMLNLGVGAFLHDFGKVVIEKIRENSNPDVADELSREHPTFGYLLVRNSKSSSPMVSQIINQHHENQDGSGFPIGLKGENLPPTSTAKRKTKGTIYRLAEICSVANAYDNLVMNPKDSQQKSPEEAIKELILKVGTIYNKHIVSMLTDIIPVFPVGATIHVKEIVDPALIGYTGVVAQINPKHLNKPVIILLYDRTMKHIKPRMIDTSKLKHVKLDLVL
- a CDS encoding TIGR03960 family B12-binding radical SAM protein, whose amino-acid sequence is MDIKERLERVLHKVSRPARYVGGELNMIKKSPESQSVRVCLAFPDIYDIGQSFMGFYILYHILNKRGGTLCERTFAPWVDMEAIMREENIPLWSLESFLPVSSFDVVGFTLQYELHYATVLNMLDLAGIPVRACDRDETHPLIFGGGPCCINPEPVAEFFDAFLLGDGEEAFPEMLDVVERRRKSGLSRAATLRELARVGGVYVPSLYSPQYAADGSFMGMEAVEGAPMPVVARFVERLKPEYYPEHPLVPLCEVVHDRLAVEIARGCSRGCRFCSAGLTYRPKRERPVNEIVEQIVRGIRSTGWEDVGLVSLSTSDYSGLEELIAGIGSALNGQVVSVSLSSMRADNFSVKMAEAVAGGRKSSLTFAVEAGTQRLRDVINKNLTEEQLLETLTTALKGGWDGFKLYFMIGLPTETGEDAVAIANLLNVINSLLKRFGGHRVNVTLSSFAPKPMTPFQREPQNSVAELTEKAKLVRQFFRSKSITIKTDDPLVSMLECRLGRGDRRTDAIIMDAWKRGCRLDGWSENFNAVLWQEAFGRAGIRLEEGGGGSDTDSVLPWSHLSYGIDESYLLRERERALKGESTADCSETCQNCGSFAPFCALMKKSSGHASPEVKTTPAKSSSRNTLYGRKRKAVPGRAGVPFLLDTRFRIKFAKTNAVRFTGHLDLVRLFDRAMRRAEIPIAHSQGFHPHPKISFCPPLPLGMKSVAEYADFTLQKPFPHIEDVLRTVLVDGFELIDIRSIPDKAESLNAIVALAEYFVPCTVDSECVAALNRMLGQENITIERTTKKGPKTVDIRPGIAELNPAADGSGFSMLLSSSADMTVKPTEVIGYLFKGDIPDGVTRTEQYAVLNGERVTPFDVIW